A single region of the candidate division WOR-3 bacterium genome encodes:
- a CDS encoding ABC transporter permease, with the protein MKITGIILNTFRESVRDKVFITIIVFAILVIGSGRVIKPLALGEEAKVVKDIGLNAITFFSVLIAILVGGRLVYKEVEKRTIYLILSRPIPRWQFVLGKYLGLLLVLFESILIMTGAFYIIMFLLNIPSNIYLLWAIFMTFCQLWILTAVAILFSTFSTPITSSIFTFAIYVMGHLTRDLKVFAKASKSPINELFANIIYYILPNFSNFNVKPAVVHNLIIETNALLLTVLYAIFYSGLMLFIASQILARKDF; encoded by the coding sequence ATGAAAATTACCGGGATAATCTTAAATACATTTCGGGAATCGGTCCGAGATAAAGTCTTTATTACAATAATTGTCTTTGCGATTTTAGTAATTGGCAGTGGCCGAGTAATTAAACCCTTGGCATTAGGAGAAGAAGCCAAAGTGGTGAAAGATATTGGATTGAATGCGATAACTTTCTTTTCCGTATTAATTGCCATCTTAGTCGGAGGACGATTGGTGTATAAAGAAGTTGAAAAACGAACAATATATCTAATTCTCTCTCGACCCATTCCGCGCTGGCAATTTGTATTAGGAAAATACTTAGGCTTGTTGTTAGTGCTTTTTGAAAGTATTCTGATTATGACCGGTGCCTTTTATATTATAATGTTCTTGTTGAATATTCCCAGCAACATCTATCTTCTTTGGGCAATTTTTATGACCTTTTGCCAATTGTGGATACTTACTGCGGTTGCAATTCTTTTTTCTACTTTCTCTACGCCGATTACCAGTTCGATCTTTACTTTTGCAATATATGTGATGGGCCATTTAACCCGCGACTTAAAAGTTTTTGCCAAAGCGAGTAAATCGCCCATCAATGAACTTTTTGCTAATATTATATATTATATCCTACCCAACTTTTCCAATTTTAATGTTAAACCTGCGGTCGTGCATAACTTAATTATTGAAACCAATGCTTTACTCCTCACAGTGCTTTATGCAATCTTTTATTCGGGACTAATGCTTTTCATTGCCAGTCAGATTTTAGCCCGCAAAGACTTCTAA